The Natribaculum luteum genome contains the following window.
CGTCCATCGCGAGTTCGGTCATTACGCTCGGTCCGGCGTAGGAGACGACGCCGAGCGTCCAGAGGAACAACGAGAGGTGCGCATTGTCGCTGTAGCCGTAGAACCGCGTTGGATTGTCCCGGAGCACGTCGGGCTCGAGGAAATCCATGATCCGCACCTGATCGTTGCCGCCGATGACCGTGACGACGCCACCGACGTCGGGGTCCTCGAACGCGTCCATCACGTCTTTCGCCCGTTCCTCGGGATGCTCGTAGAGGTACGCCGAATCCTTCGTGGCCGTCGGGAACTCGACCGGCTCGAGGTCGAAGACGGTCCGGAGGCGCTCGAGACCGCGTTCGTAGACGTGCGGTGCCTCGGGTGCGGGATTCGACGCGGGTGCGACGATCGCGACCCTGTCACCGCGCTCGAGCGGCGGCGGCGTACGAAATTCCGGCATGCTCGGTCGAACTCGCGGGTCGTTCAAATAGTTATGTTCGGTGTGCCATCGATCCCCACACTGTTCAGCGCTCGAGCAGCGAGTCGACCTCGGCGAGCGAGTCGAGGACGTAGTCGGGTTCGACGGCCGACCGCTCGAGGTCCGCCCGGGTCGTGACGCCCGTCAGGACGACCGCGGTCGTCATCCCGGCGCGAGTACCGAGTTCGACGTCAGTGTCGAGTCGATCGCCGACCACGAGCGTGTCCTCTGCGCTGGCTCCCAGTCTCGTCGTGGCCGCACTCGCCGCGACCGACGACGGCTTCCCGAAGACTGCGTCCGGTTTGCGACCCGCGACCGCCTCCATCGCGGCGAGGATTGCACCCGATCCCGGGATCGCGCCGTCGTCGGTCGGGATCGTCACGTCCGGATCGGTGCCGTAGAACGGGACGTCCCCCTCGAGCGTCTCGAGCGCCGATCGCAGGCGCTCGTAGGTGAACCCCCGGTCGATCGACCCGAGGACGAGCGTCGCCTCGGTCGGATCGGTCGTCACCTCGAGGCCGGTCTCCTCGAGGATCGACTCGAGGCGGTCCTCGCCGACGAGGTACACCGCGTCGTCGTCGTGATTCGCGGCGAGATACTCCGCCGTGACCGTGGCGGACGTGAGGACGTGCTCGAGATCGACGTCGATCCCGTGTTCGGCCAGCCGCTTCCGGTAGTGGTCCGGGCTTCGAGTCGGATTGTTCGAGAACAGGAGCCACGACAGTCCCGCGTCCTCGAGTGCCCGCAGTCCCTCGGTCGCGCCGGGAAGCAACCGGTCGCCGCGAACGATCGTCCCGTCGACGTCGAGGATCGCCGCCTCGTATCGGGTCATCACGCGAATCGACGGCCTCGGGTCGATTGAGCGTTTGGGTCCCCGACGAACGGGACTCGCCGTGCTAGCTGTGACCATCGAATAGACCGAGGGTAGTGACGGTCCGAACACAGAAGATTGAAATGCGCCTGCCGGTCATACCGGGCTATGAGACGAAAAAATAAGCTACTCTTCGCCGGCGTGGGAGTAGTGTTACTCCTCGCCGTCCTCGGAACGACGGTGATGAGCGCCTCCGCGGAGTTCGTCACGCCGACGTCGGTCGACGAGGGCGACTACGAAGGTGAGTGGGTCAACCTCGAAGGACAGGTGGCCGACCTCGAACAGGCCGACGGCCGACTGACCTTCGCCGTCGAAGACGGCAACACGTCGGTCGACGTGGTCTACGACGGAACCATGCCGGAGACGATGGCCGAAGGCCGAATCGTCGTCGCGAAAGGGACCGTCGACGGCGATACGCTCCGGGCCACTGAACTCTCGGTCAGAGCACACGAGGAGGACGGCGCCGAGCCACCGGAAGAACACGCCTGAGATGGGATCGATTCACGTCGACGGCGTGACGAAACGGCTCGGATCGACCGTCGCCGTTGGCGACGTGAGTTTCACCGTCGAATCAGGGGAGCACGTCGGGCTGTTCGGCCCTAACGGGGCGGGCAAGACGACGCTGATGCAGATGCTCTCGACGCTCTCTGCGCCCTCCGAGGGACGAATCCGCATCGACGGTGCCGAGGTGACTCCCGACGCGACCGACGTCCGCCGGAAACTCGGCGTCGTGGGACACCGCCCGATGGTCTACGGAACGCTCACCGCCCGCGAGAACTTGCGCCTCCACGCCCGATTGCGCGGCGTCAGTACCGACCGCGTCGAACGGGTCCTCGAGCAGGTAAATCTCCGGACGCGTGCCTCGACGCGCGTCGAGGAGTACTCACACGGAATGCGAAAACGACTCGCGATCGCCCGCTCGGTGTTGCACGATCCGACGGTCCTGTTGCTCGACGAACCCTACACCGGTCTCGACCAGCGCTCGGCCGCCGACCTCCGACGGATCCTCGAGCAGTTCGACGACCGGACCGTCGTGCTCGCCACGCACGACCTCGAGCGGGGGGCGAACGTCTGTGATCGGGCGCTCGTCCTCGTCGACGGCGACGTCGTCCGCGACGTTCGAACCGACGACCGAGACGCCGACGCGTTCCGGACGGTGTACGAACGGGCGATCGGCCTGGCCGAACCGCAATGATCGACGCCGTCCGCGATTACCGACGCGTCGTCCTCGAGGTCGCGCGCAAGGACCTCCTCGTCGAGTTGCGCTCGAGACAGGTGCTCAACACGGCGGTCGTGTTCTCGCTGCTGGTGGTCGTCATCTTCGCGTTCAGTTTCGCCCGGTCGTTCCAGGACGTCGGCGTCGTCGCCAGCGGCGCGCTCTGGATCGCGTTCGTCTTCGCCGGCACCTTCGGCGTGAGCCAGAGCGCCGCCTCCGAGGAGGCCGACGCCGGACTCGACGGGCTGTTGCTCGTACCGGTCGATCGGTCGGCGATCTACGTCGGGAAGGTGGTGAGCAACACCGCGTTCACGACGGCCGTCGCGCTCGTGACGCTCTGCTGTACCGTCGTGTTCCTCGGCTTCGACGTCGACCCCGCGTCGATCCCGCTGCTGTTGCTCGTCGTCGTCCTGGCCGCGTTCGGATTCACCTCGACCGGCGTCCTCATCGCGACGATGACGACTCGAGCGCGACTCCGTGAACTCCTGTTGCCGCTCTTGCTCGTCCCGCTCGTCATCCCGGTGTTGCTCGCGGGCGTCGAACTCACGCGCGCGATCACCGACGGGCTCCCGACTGCGAGCTGGCTGCAGCTCTTGCTCGTCTACGACGGTGTCCTCTTTCTCACCGGGCTGGCGACGTTCGAGTACGTAGTCGAACGCTAACAGTCGTTAACAGGCCCGTCCACGTTTCGGAGAATCACCGACATCCACCATTAAGGAGGAGACGGACCAAACACTCGGTGATGAGCGACGGAAGGTTCTACCGGATCCTTCGCCCGGACCGCTACGTGCTGGCCATCTTCGCGTTTTTCGTCCTGTTTCCCATCTTCATGGACTTCATCACGCCGGACGTCGTTTACGGCTACGCCGGCGGGACCGTCGACGCGCACGGGAACGCCGTCTCGCGATACAGCGGTGGAAATGCGCCACAGTATCAGTGGTACTACCCGGTTCTCTACCCGTTCATTCTCGTCTGGTACGTTGCCGTCGTACTCTTCGACCTCGTCGACGGACTATTGCCGATGGCCGGTTTCAGCTACTACCTGATCCGAACCGCGTACTTCTACCTTCTCGCCGCCGCTCTCGCGTTTCTTCTCGGCCAGACCGTAACCGTGGTCAGTCGAGCCATCCGAGGCTGATACTACTGGACAACAGTCAGTGAATACTCGATCGCGTCTCGCCGTCTGTCGCCGCTGGCGACAGCGTCTCGAGTGCGATCGATGTCTGGACCGTGTTGTCCAGCAGTATGACCAGTTGGTGAATCTCCGATACTACGCCACGCGGTTCGATGGATACGAGAGAAGACGAAACTCGAAATTCGTTCTCCGACGGTTCGATCGAGGGCGAGTGGACGGCTACAGGTATCGATACGCAGCCAGTCCGCCGACGACCACGGCGAGGAATCCTGCAGCCAACAGCCCGAGCGGCAGGTCGTCGCTTTGCGACCCGCCGACCGACTCGTTTCCAGACATGGTGTC
Protein-coding sequences here:
- a CDS encoding HAD-IIA family hydrolase produces the protein MTRYEAAILDVDGTIVRGDRLLPGATEGLRALEDAGLSWLLFSNNPTRSPDHYRKRLAEHGIDVDLEHVLTSATVTAEYLAANHDDDAVYLVGEDRLESILEETGLEVTTDPTEATLVLGSIDRGFTYERLRSALETLEGDVPFYGTDPDVTIPTDDGAIPGSGAILAAMEAVAGRKPDAVFGKPSSVAASAATTRLGASAEDTLVVGDRLDTDVELGTRAGMTTAVVLTGVTTRADLERSAVEPDYVLDSLAEVDSLLER
- a CDS encoding cytochrome c maturation protein CcmE; its protein translation is MRRKNKLLFAGVGVVLLLAVLGTTVMSASAEFVTPTSVDEGDYEGEWVNLEGQVADLEQADGRLTFAVEDGNTSVDVVYDGTMPETMAEGRIVVAKGTVDGDTLRATELSVRAHEEDGAEPPEEHA
- the ccmA gene encoding heme ABC exporter ATP-binding protein CcmA, which codes for MGSIHVDGVTKRLGSTVAVGDVSFTVESGEHVGLFGPNGAGKTTLMQMLSTLSAPSEGRIRIDGAEVTPDATDVRRKLGVVGHRPMVYGTLTARENLRLHARLRGVSTDRVERVLEQVNLRTRASTRVEEYSHGMRKRLAIARSVLHDPTVLLLDEPYTGLDQRSAADLRRILEQFDDRTVVLATHDLERGANVCDRALVLVDGDVVRDVRTDDRDADAFRTVYERAIGLAEPQ
- a CDS encoding heme exporter protein CcmB, whose product is MIDAVRDYRRVVLEVARKDLLVELRSRQVLNTAVVFSLLVVVIFAFSFARSFQDVGVVASGALWIAFVFAGTFGVSQSAASEEADAGLDGLLLVPVDRSAIYVGKVVSNTAFTTAVALVTLCCTVVFLGFDVDPASIPLLLLVVVLAAFGFTSTGVLIATMTTRARLRELLLPLLLVPLVIPVLLAGVELTRAITDGLPTASWLQLLLVYDGVLFLTGLATFEYVVER